The DNA window AGTGGCGCAGTCACTGCGGTCCATCACTCCCCCTTTTGGGGTGaacccttttttcttctctttgtgtcGAATGGAATCTAGTGACGGTGACATCAACGTCTGGCGCGGCATGGCGATGGGATGTAATTAATACCGGTCAATTTGAGTTCATTTCCCAGTTGACGCAAACACGCAGCATCGCCGTACTTGTCGATGCAGGCAGCAGAGACAAGTAGAAGCTGTAACAGGGACCACCGGGCTACGGCATTTCCGGCTCAGTCTGGAGCTTATGGTACATAGGCTCGACTTTTAGCTTTGAGCAGGTGAAGTCTGGACGTGGAAGCGCTGGGGGGGATTGCTTGCACTGCAGGAGGATTATTGATACTGCCTGTACCTGTACACAGGTGCATGTCCCCGTACACGTATCGAAGCATTTCCACGCCTATAGACGCCAGGCATATTAATAGACGACTTGGACAACATCTCGGCTCATCTGCCCGAGAATCTGCAGCGTCGAACTCCCCAGCCTCGGCAGGGCGACTCAAACAGACGAGCGCCAGCAAAGCGGGGGGGCGCACTTTGGCAGCCCGaaacagcggcggcggccaaagATTCCAGCCATCGCTCAGCCTCCGGCCAGGGGGGCCAGATCGTCTGTCCGTGTGCGGCTGGCGTTGACACCAGCCACCCGGGCCAAATCAGCCGACTCGACGCGGAGGGCGCCAAGGCTGATTCGAGACTTtcgattcttttctttaattCTTTTGATAGTGCTTGCTACATACTGCTATTTCGTTTACTATTTGGTCAACCGAGTGGCATTATTGCATACTTGTACGTGTACTTGCCCTACCTGGTATTATAGTGGTCACTGTTAGTGCGGGCAGCGGCTCCTTCGCACGTTTGATCCTCATCTGCTGGAACAGGCAACTTCTTTCGACGGGACCGTGGAATAGCCCGTCGCTATCGTTTAATCCCTAGAGTTTCCCAATGAGGCATAGAGTACGGAAATATGTTGAAATAGGTGTCAGATGCCAATCTTCTCCATGTAGGTCGGGCAGAGAGGCTTGGCTCTGGATACTTTTGCTTGGCTCTTACTGTGGCGGTATGTTTTGGCATCACAGCCAAGAACCGTCACAGCCAAGAACTCTTGGCTATACCACTTGTCCCTTTCCTCattcttccttttcaaaTTCACCCCATGTACCCTTACGTAGAGCTGCACATGTTTGTCCAAACTGAGCGCTAGCACCATGTGATACTGCAAACAAGGCGGGCCATGGGCTCATGATTGCTGTCTAATACTATTCCATTGCAGGCCAGAAAGCCTCTTCTGCGGCCAACACCTCACGCCACTTCACCAATGCTCTATCCAGAAGCTCTCCCTTGAttgcctcctcctcgccttcATTCTGCCGCAGCTTAATCTCTCGCTGCACCGCAGAGTCGATaatctcgcccagctcgtCCACAAACCGCGCAAACTCCACGGAACTCCAGTTCGGTATGAATTCCCGCCTCAGGGCCCCACCATCCTCATCCCCATCGGCCTCAGACGGAGCGGAAAGCCGGGCTGATGCGCCGGACCAGGCGTCGAGGTAGCACTTCTCCGTCGCCCAGAAGACGATTGCCGCTTCGAGCCAGGGTATCacggccttgtccttgtcgcCACCGCCGGGACGGGTGCTGTCGAATAGAGCCTCGAAGCGATGGAGCCCTTCCAGCTTGTGGCTGAGATCTAGACTGATGCCGTAATCTGCCGCAGTGCGGACAAAGAACTCTTCCTCTCGGCGAATGTTGACCAATGCGTCAATCATCCAGCGAAGCAGCTTGGTGCTCTCGGAGacttctgcctcttcctccactgTCTCGGGGAGCTGTAGAAAGCTGAGTAGACGACCCACGCCTCGGATATACCCATGGATATAAAGCCGATCATTTGAAAGCCATTGTCCGAGATGATGTTTGGAAACGCGGCCTTTGGCAGCGCGAGTCAGGAAAGACGATTGCGTGGCTGATTTATAGGCCAGAGGGTCGGAAGCGAGGACGGTTCGCgtgagagaaaagggagcaGCCATggtcctcttctttttttcttttttgttatGGTGAGTTTGGTGACTATTTTATTGGTTCTGATGATACAAGCCGTCATGAGCCAGAATTATGATGGGAGGTTGAAAGCGTTGAAACGTAAATTAAATGCGAGTCGATATCATATTACGTCACGTCATGGCGTATAAAAATGTCTCAGCA is part of the Trichoderma atroviride chromosome 1, complete sequence genome and encodes:
- a CDS encoding uncharacterized protein (antiSMASH:Cluster_1.2~EggNog:ENOG41) is translated as MAAPFSLTRTVLASDPLAYKSATQSSFLTRAAKGRVSKHHLGQWLSNDRLYIHGYIRGVGRLLSFLQLPETVEEEAEVSESTKLLRWMIDALVNIRREEEFFVRTAADYGISLDLSHKLEGLHRFEALFDSTRPGGGDKDKAVIPWLEAAIVFWATEKCYLDAWSGASARLSAPSEADGDEDGGALRREFIPNWSSVEFARFVDELGEIIDSAVQREIKLRQNEGEEEAIKGELLDRALVKWREVLAAEEAFWPAME